The genome window CAATAGACTTTCAACATAAATTTTTCCCCATCACCATTGACCATTCTGAACAAAGAGCGTCAAATTATTTCTTAAAGCCCTTCTTGATTTTTCAGGACATGAGCACTAGGCAACATCTTGGCAAGAGCTCTAAAAGCGTATTCAATTTAATTACTTTCAGAATATTATATTGCTGGAAAAGTGGGACTTAGAGGGGCTATTATGAACGAGGAAATCAGACAAAGTGATTTTAAAACAGAATTGATTAAGTGTATGCATGAAAAAAAACATGTTTTGCTTCTTTATGATGAATTAAAATACTACAGAAACGCTGCAATAGAATTTATAGTAGATGGACTGAATTCTGGAGATCAATGCCTGCTCGCTTTTGATAAATACAAACCTGGAATGGTAGCTAAAGATCTATCTGGCTATGGAATTGATTATGCTAAGGTAGTTAACTCCGGTCAATTAATTCTTGTTGATGCGAATACCTACTATTTAACAGATAAGGTTTTTTATCCAGAAAAGATTCTTAAATCATGGCAAGAGTTGACTTCGAAAGCGGTACAAGCTGGCCGAACATGTTTAAGGACTGTTGGAGAAATAAATTTTGATCTTGATGATCATTCAAAAATTGGTAATCTTATCTATTATAAATATTTAGTAAATAAAAACATTTACTCTGAATATCCATTTATGTCTCTATGTGTATACAATAAGAATAGATACTCAAGTGAAATTGTTAAAAGGGTTGTACAAGCTCATCCTATGCTTATCTACAACTCTAATATTTACAAAAACAACATTCATTATATACCTTCTGTTATATATTTAAATGACGACTACGATAAAAATGAAATAGATATATGGCTTGAAAATGTTAAGTCAGGCAATTCAATATTCAAAAGAATGAATGAAAGTGAAAAAAAATTTAGATTACTATATGAATACGCTCCAATTCCATATCTATCACTTGATGAGAGTGGATTTTTTGTAGGAGTTAATAAATCGCTTTGCTGTACACTGGGTTACGATAAAGAAGAACTTATCGGTAAAAAAATCAGAGATTTGTTACATCCTGATTGGCAAATTAAATTTGAAAATGAATTCAAAAAACTTAAGAATTCCGGGGAAGAACATAACGTAGAATTTTGCATGATGAAAAAAGATGGGAGCTATATCTTTGGCGAATTCAGTGGAGTGAGTGGATATTATGAAGACAACTCGTTTTGTCAGACTCATTGCGTCTTTCGCGATATTACAAAGGAAAAACAAGCAAATGAAAAGTTAATTGAAGCAAAAGAAGCTGCTGAAGAAGCAAGCAGAACAAAGACAATGTTTCTAGCTAATATGAGTCATGAAATCAGGACTCCGCTAAACGGAATTATGGGGATGCTGCAACTCCTCCACGATACCTCGCTAACTGAAGAACAATGTGATTTTTTAGACACCAGTATGGAATCATGCAATAGACTCGCACATTTACTCGGCGATATATTGGATATTTCCCGCATAGAAGCATGTAAACTAAAAATATATAGCGAAGACTTTGAATTGAGAGAAATATTTTCCTCTCTTCAGCAACTATTTGCATTCTCAGCGGCACAAAAAAAACTATCGCTTAGGTTCTATATTTGTCCTTCAGTGCCTAAAACTCTTATAGGGGACAAAGCTAGAATCCATCAAATACTAAACAATTTGGTAGGTAATGCTCTCAAGTTTTCTAATAAGGGAAAAATTGAAGTCACAGCTTTCCCTCTTCCCCACTATAAAAAAAAACAATACCGGATTTTATTTTCCGTTTCTGATTCAGGGATTGGTATTCCTGAAGAAAAGCTTGATGTAATCTTTGAAGAATTTACACAAGTTGATGGAAGTATGATTAGAAATTTTGAAGGAGCCGGCTTAGGTCTTTCAATTGTTAAAAATCTTGTGTCTCTGATGGGTGGAAGATCATCTATTGAAAGTGAAGTAGGTATCGGAACAACCGTTTATTTTTGTTTAACTTTTGGCACTACAGATAGACAGCATGAACAAGTAAAAACAATAAACAAGCTAAAGAATTGCAGTTATAAATCTCGAGATATTCTTGTCGTAGAGGATGAAAGAATAAATCAGTTATACCTCGTAAAAATTTTACAACGAAATGGCTTTTCAGTAAAAACGGCTAATAATGGAAAACAGGCTTTGGACTTATTAAAAAATATTCACTTTGACTTAATTCTTATGGATATTCAGATGCCTGAGATGGACGGTGTTGAGACTACATTAGCTATTAGAAGTGGAAAAGCTAGTAAAACAAATAGCCAGATTCCAATTATAGCCTTAACAGCGCACACCCTTGCCGGCGATGAAGAATTATTTTTAAAAGCCGGGATTAATGCGTATATACCAAAGCCGCTTGATATTAATAATCTTTTGAACAAAATTAATTCTTTTTTAATTAATATCAATTAGCTATTTTAAAATTCAACATTCGATGTTCATATAAACTTACAGAAGCGCCCCAATTGCAATTTATTATGATGAAACAGTAGCCTCAGGCAGACGAATAATGAACTTTGTTCCTTTACCCGGCTCAGATTCAACAAGAAACTCTCCTTCATGATTACGAGCAATTATGAAATAAGAGACAGAAAGCCCCAAACCGGTTCCAAGACCTACGTGCTTTGTTGTATAAAAAGGTTCAAAGACTCTTTTACGGACATCCTCTTCCATACCCGGTCCGTTATCCTCTACTTCGATCCGAACAAAGCCGCCGTCCTTCCTCGTCCTCAAAGTCAGGCAAGGACGTTCATCTCCAAAATCTTTATCGGACATTGCTTGAGCCGCATTTTTGAAGATATTCAGAAAAACCTGCTCAATTTCGGTTTCAGTAATATTGATCTGAGGTAATCCCTGCTCATAGTCTCTACGAATATCAATAGTTTTGAAATCGTATTTCTTCTTTAAATCATAATCATTGGCGGCAAGACTGAGTGATTTCTCTAGCAGTCCCTTCACGTCCATCGTAACCCGCACAGATTCACTCTTCCTGCTGAATTCAAGCATATTACGAACAATCTGAGCGGCCCTGCGCCCTGCGTCGCTTATACCGCGCAAATAGCCGATTATACCACGTTTATCCATGTATTCCTGAACTTTATCCAAATCTAGATCAATTTCAGAAGCAACTTCAACATTCTTAGGTAAGGATGGCGACAAACGTCGTTCCGCTCCTTGAACTCCTGACAAAATGGCTCCAAGCGGATTATTAATTTCATGAGCCATACCAGCGGCAAGACCGCCGACAGACATCATTTTTTCAGTCTGAATCATCATCTCTTCCAGACGTGATTTCATGGTCACGTCATCTATCAATAATACAGCTCCCCCACCTTCTTCACTGTCAAGGAGAGGATAAACTTTTAGATTCTTATAAAGAATTGTTCCATTCACGGTAAAAGGAACCTTCGGTTTTTCACGGATTTTAAACATTGAGACGGCTTCCGAAATCAATTTCTGCTCACTTTCCAACTGAGGAAAAACATCGGTAAGAGGAAGGCCTTTAACCTCTTTCCATGACAATCCGGTCTCTTCTTCGGCAGACCTGTTCCATTGAATAATATGCCCATTATCATCAATCCCGACTAAAACAGTAGGCATTGAATCAATTGTATTTTTCAAGAGGTTACGCAGCCGGGAAAGTTCATTCTCAGATTTTTTGCGTTCAGTAGAATCAGCAACAATACCCATATAATGAGTAATAACACCTTCTGCGTCTCTAGCTACGACAATACTGTCTTCAGTCCAGATAACGCGCCCGTCAGGGGCAATAATCCTGTATTCCTGCTTAAAATGGTCAGCACCTGAATTTTGATGCTTCTTAACTTCACTGATAGCCTTGCCTTGATCTTCGGGATGAATAACATCAATAAAATTTATTTTTCCAGACATAAAATCGTCTGCATTAAAACCTAGCTGCGTCACATTTTTAGAAACAAGTTCAACAGGCCACCCATCCTCAGCCCTCCATTTAAAAAGAACAACAGGACTTTTTTCCACAATCATATTAGACTGTATAAGGGCTTCTTCAGCTTTTTTACGCTCAGCAATATCTCTTATCAGATTAAGCCGCATATCGTTAAAAGCTTTGGCGACCTTATCAAATTCATCAAACTTCTTTCTGTTCTTTCTACGATTTAAAACAAGCGGGCGCTCTAGATTGTCAATATCCATTTCCTGCGCGTAGTCAGCCATCGACTGTAAATGCCGGGTGACCATGTAGTAGATAATAATTAATATGCAGAGTGCGACCAAAAAAGTTTTAATACCCTGCATCAGTAATACAACGAATACCCGATGTTTCAAACGGTTAATAACATTTTCAAGATCAGCAACAACCCGCAGTTGTCCTACATCAACACGTCTGCCATCCACCAGATGACTGAGTACAAAAGTCTTTTCGATAATCTTGCCATTTGAAGGTATCATACCGACAGAGACAACTGACTCAACTGCCCCCGAAGTCATATCACTGACTTCTAAATAGCGCATCCCGGGTAATTTATTAGCCCCTTCAAGCTGAATTTTAACATGATCAATATTAATATCCCAAAGGCTGGCAGAAATAGTATTCGCATAACTGTTTTCAATTTGTGTCATCGCCTTTTCAATCTCGCTGACATCACTCCGGTATTCCATATACAATTGAACGCTGGTTCCAAGAATTGTAAAAAAAGAGCTGCATATCAAAATATAAATAAGGAGCCTGTAAGGTAAAACCTGCCCTTTTCTTGATCCTAAAAATTTTATCATGAAACTCCACCCAAATATTTTGTTGCCAAAGTACAAACTCAATAGGTTATCTCAGTCCGTCCAATTATCATTTAGAATGACATAATTAACATAAATTTAAAAGGTTCAGCTGTGATCGATCACACAATCTCCAACCGACACCATTGATTACATAATTTCAAATTTGGATTCTACTCTTAAAATTGCAATTCACGAAGAACAAAAAGCTATAAACTTTAAGTTTCTGTCAATGAAATAAGCACCGAGGAAAATGGAAGAAATTGATTGCACGCAAAAAATCGGGCACCACAATTCAGCTCATATAGAAATGAACTTAATATAAAGTGACTTAGACAGAACCATACGCAAATAGTAAAATCTGAATTATGAAGAAAACTAATAAGGTATTTCGAGGTAAGACAGAAACTACTTTTTATGCTCCGCCCATTTATCTATCGCATCAAGGAACATGAATGTTTCAGTAGATTTAATTCCACCAATATTGGAAAGGTCATCCACCAGACACTGTCTGAACGCATTCCGTGAAGGAACAAATACTTCCACCAGTAGATCATAACGACCAGAAACATTTATTACAGACTGCACTCCACTGACTAATGAAATTTTTTCCATAATATCACGATTTGCACGCCCTTCAAGGTTGATACCTACCAAGGCAATCAAACTGTTCTCAAAATAAAGAGGATTTACAGAAGCGGTAATTCTCAAGTAATCATTTTTAATCATCCGCTCAGTGCGTAACCTGACAGTTCCATCTGAAACACCAAGCTTACGCGCTATATTTTTATAAGATTCACGTCCATTACTCTGTAATTCTTCTATAATTTTACGATCTATGTCATCAAGAACTAAAGTTTTATCTTTCACCCGGAATCTCCTGCTTTCAATATTACTATGAAATTTACAATTAATTATGTTATACATAGTGGCAAAATGACAATTCCGTCAATCCATGATAAAAATTATCCTGTCAAAATAAAAGCCTACGTTTTTTTGTATTTTAACAATTTTAAAGCCATATTTTAACATTGACAAGATTTAGCATATTGTTTTTTAATTAAAACGAAAGAAGCACTTTCCCAACATGGAGGATTAAATATGCCCAGCAATTTATTTAAAGCACTTTCGGAGCAGACTGAGGAGCTAAAAGCAACAGGTCTTTACAAAGATGAAAGAATCATAACATCACCGCAACAGGCTCAAATATCTGTAGCAGGTGGACAGGACGTTCTTAATTTCTGTGCCAACAACTATCTCGGCCTTGCCAACAATCCAGAACTGATAGAATCCGCAAAGAAAGCACTTGATAAGTACGGATTCGGACTTTCATCCGTAAGGTTTATCTGCGGAACTCAGGATATTCACAAAAAGCTTGAACAAAAAATAAGCGAATTTCTCCAAACTGAAGATACAATTCTCTATGGATCGTGTTTTGACGCAAACGGCGGATTGTTCGAAACTATCCTTTCGAACGAAGATGCGGTTATAAGCGACTCGCTGAATCACGCTTCAATAATAGATGGTGTACGCCTCTGCAAAGCTAAACGATTCCGCTATAAAAACAATGATATGGCAGATCTTGAACAGCAATTGAAAGATGCTTCCGATTGCCGTTACCGACTGATTGTCACTGACGGTGTTTTTTCCATGGACGGGATCATAGCTGATCTCAAATCAATTTGCGACTTAGCGGACAAATATGACGCACTTGTCATGGTTGATGATTCACACGCGGTCGGATTTGTCGGGGAAAACGGACGAGGAACACCTGAAGCTTGCGGAGTTCTCGGCCGTGTCGATATAATCACCGGAACTCTCGGCAAAGCTCTCGGCGGAGCTTCCGGCGGTTACACATCAGGCCGGAAAGAAATCATTGAATGGTTGCGTCAAAGATCCCGCCCTTACCTTTTTTCAAACACTCTGGCTCCGGTAATAGCCTCTACATCAGTTGCAGTACTCGACCTGATCCGAAATCAACCGGAACTCAGAACCAGACTGAATGAAAACAGTCAACTTTTCCGTTCACGTATGGAAGAAGCCGGATTCAACCTTGTGCCGGGCCATCACCCCATCATTCCGGTAATGCTCGGTGACGCGGTTCTGGCGCAAAAAGTTGCCGCCGGCCTTCTCGAAGAAGGTATTTATGTAATAGGATTCAGTTTCCCTGTCGTTCCTCGCGGACAGGCCAGAATCAGAACGCAGATGTCGGCAGGCCATACCACGGAACAAGTAAACAAGGCCGTGGATGCATTTATCAAAGTAAGTCGTAAACTCAACATTATTGATTAAAAGGCTCACCTTAATGAAGACAATGAAGGCTCTGGTTAAAAGTAAATCGGAAGAAGGAATCTGGATGGAAGAAGTGCCAGTTCCTCAGTGCGGGCATAACGATGTTCTGATAAAAGTAAAAAAAACAGCTATTTGCGGAACTGATATACACATATATAATTGGGACAAATGGGCGCAGCAGACAATCCCTGTCCCTATGGTTGTCGGGCACGAATTCTCAGGTGTAATCGAAAACCTCGGCAGTGAAGTTCAAGGCCTTGCCCTTGGTGACAGAGTTTCCGCAGAAGGACATGTCACTTGCGGTCACTGTCGAAATTGCAGGGCCGGGAAAAGACATCTCTGTAGAAACACCATCGGTGTAGGTGTTAATCGTCCGGGATGTTTTGCCGAGTATGTTTGTGTTCCGGCTTCAAATGTATTTAAACTCACTGACGCAATTTCTGACGACGTAGGTTCAATCCTTGATCCACTTGGAAACGCCGCGCACACGGCCCTTTCTTTCAACTTAGTTGGTGAAGATGTCCTTATCACCGGAGCCGGCCCCATCGGCATGATGGCTGTCGCAATAGCCCGCCATGCCGGAGCCCGTCACATTGTTATAACCGACCTTAATGACTATCGTCTGGACATTGCCGACAAACTCGGAGCTACCCGCACCGTAAATGTCAGCAAAGAAAAGCTGGATGATGTCATGGCCGAGCTTAATATGACCGAAGGGTTTGATGTAGGTCTTGAAATGTCCGGCAGCCCTGCCGCTTTCAGGGAAATGCTCGCAAAAATGAATCACGGCGGACATATTGCTCTGCTGGGTATTCTTCCGGATGACACTCAGATAGACTGGAACATGGTCGTTTTCAAGGGGCTGAAACTGAAAGGTATTTATGGCCGAGAAATGTTTGAAACATGGTACAAAATGTCCTCCATGCTCCAATCCAATCTTGATATTACTCCCGCAATTACGCATCACTTTAAAATCGATGATTTCCAAAAAGGTTTTGACGTTATGCGGACTGGACAATCTGGAAAAGTTATTCTGGACTGGACCTAATCTGACAAG of Maridesulfovibrio ferrireducens contains these proteins:
- the tdh gene encoding L-threonine 3-dehydrogenase, producing the protein MKALVKSKSEEGIWMEEVPVPQCGHNDVLIKVKKTAICGTDIHIYNWDKWAQQTIPVPMVVGHEFSGVIENLGSEVQGLALGDRVSAEGHVTCGHCRNCRAGKRHLCRNTIGVGVNRPGCFAEYVCVPASNVFKLTDAISDDVGSILDPLGNAAHTALSFNLVGEDVLITGAGPIGMMAVAIARHAGARHIVITDLNDYRLDIADKLGATRTVNVSKEKLDDVMAELNMTEGFDVGLEMSGSPAAFREMLAKMNHGGHIALLGILPDDTQIDWNMVVFKGLKLKGIYGREMFETWYKMSSMLQSNLDITPAITHHFKIDDFQKGFDVMRTGQSGKVILDWT
- a CDS encoding Lrp/AsnC family transcriptional regulator, whose translation is MKDKTLVLDDIDRKIIEELQSNGRESYKNIARKLGVSDGTVRLRTERMIKNDYLRITASVNPLYFENSLIALVGINLEGRANRDIMEKISLVSGVQSVINVSGRYDLLVEVFVPSRNAFRQCLVDDLSNIGGIKSTETFMFLDAIDKWAEHKK
- a CDS encoding ATP-binding protein, whose amino-acid sequence is MIKFLGSRKGQVLPYRLLIYILICSSFFTILGTSVQLYMEYRSDVSEIEKAMTQIENSYANTISASLWDINIDHVKIQLEGANKLPGMRYLEVSDMTSGAVESVVSVGMIPSNGKIIEKTFVLSHLVDGRRVDVGQLRVVADLENVINRLKHRVFVVLLMQGIKTFLVALCILIIIYYMVTRHLQSMADYAQEMDIDNLERPLVLNRRKNRKKFDEFDKVAKAFNDMRLNLIRDIAERKKAEEALIQSNMIVEKSPVVLFKWRAEDGWPVELVSKNVTQLGFNADDFMSGKINFIDVIHPEDQGKAISEVKKHQNSGADHFKQEYRIIAPDGRVIWTEDSIVVARDAEGVITHYMGIVADSTERKKSENELSRLRNLLKNTIDSMPTVLVGIDDNGHIIQWNRSAEEETGLSWKEVKGLPLTDVFPQLESEQKLISEAVSMFKIREKPKVPFTVNGTILYKNLKVYPLLDSEEGGGAVLLIDDVTMKSRLEEMMIQTEKMMSVGGLAAGMAHEINNPLGAILSGVQGAERRLSPSLPKNVEVASEIDLDLDKVQEYMDKRGIIGYLRGISDAGRRAAQIVRNMLEFSRKSESVRVTMDVKGLLEKSLSLAANDYDLKKKYDFKTIDIRRDYEQGLPQINITETEIEQVFLNIFKNAAQAMSDKDFGDERPCLTLRTRKDGGFVRIEVEDNGPGMEEDVRKRVFEPFYTTKHVGLGTGLGLSVSYFIIARNHEGEFLVESEPGKGTKFIIRLPEATVSS
- a CDS encoding MEDS domain-containing protein; protein product: MNEEIRQSDFKTELIKCMHEKKHVLLLYDELKYYRNAAIEFIVDGLNSGDQCLLAFDKYKPGMVAKDLSGYGIDYAKVVNSGQLILVDANTYYLTDKVFYPEKILKSWQELTSKAVQAGRTCLRTVGEINFDLDDHSKIGNLIYYKYLVNKNIYSEYPFMSLCVYNKNRYSSEIVKRVVQAHPMLIYNSNIYKNNIHYIPSVIYLNDDYDKNEIDIWLENVKSGNSIFKRMNESEKKFRLLYEYAPIPYLSLDESGFFVGVNKSLCCTLGYDKEELIGKKIRDLLHPDWQIKFENEFKKLKNSGEEHNVEFCMMKKDGSYIFGEFSGVSGYYEDNSFCQTHCVFRDITKEKQANEKLIEAKEAAEEASRTKTMFLANMSHEIRTPLNGIMGMLQLLHDTSLTEEQCDFLDTSMESCNRLAHLLGDILDISRIEACKLKIYSEDFELREIFSSLQQLFAFSAAQKKLSLRFYICPSVPKTLIGDKARIHQILNNLVGNALKFSNKGKIEVTAFPLPHYKKKQYRILFSVSDSGIGIPEEKLDVIFEEFTQVDGSMIRNFEGAGLGLSIVKNLVSLMGGRSSIESEVGIGTTVYFCLTFGTTDRQHEQVKTINKLKNCSYKSRDILVVEDERINQLYLVKILQRNGFSVKTANNGKQALDLLKNIHFDLILMDIQMPEMDGVETTLAIRSGKASKTNSQIPIIALTAHTLAGDEELFLKAGINAYIPKPLDINNLLNKINSFLININ
- a CDS encoding glycine C-acetyltransferase, whose protein sequence is MPSNLFKALSEQTEELKATGLYKDERIITSPQQAQISVAGGQDVLNFCANNYLGLANNPELIESAKKALDKYGFGLSSVRFICGTQDIHKKLEQKISEFLQTEDTILYGSCFDANGGLFETILSNEDAVISDSLNHASIIDGVRLCKAKRFRYKNNDMADLEQQLKDASDCRYRLIVTDGVFSMDGIIADLKSICDLADKYDALVMVDDSHAVGFVGENGRGTPEACGVLGRVDIITGTLGKALGGASGGYTSGRKEIIEWLRQRSRPYLFSNTLAPVIASTSVAVLDLIRNQPELRTRLNENSQLFRSRMEEAGFNLVPGHHPIIPVMLGDAVLAQKVAAGLLEEGIYVIGFSFPVVPRGQARIRTQMSAGHTTEQVNKAVDAFIKVSRKLNIID